From a region of the Methanobrevibacter sp. TMH8 genome:
- a CDS encoding transcriptional regulator FilR1 domain-containing protein, whose product MFNEKICYLDLYEEVMEEIKFLTNSEIRMNVLKYLSNLSANIKDLSLATNLKYSAVSHSIHRLMEYGYLYDDDGKFGLNNIALMKFMNFMNFRDSFCILRDYMDFWDDHDISCISVEDLSDLSSLKRSYLVESIRTDIYQPQNIFKEVLMNSNTVRSIFPFINSDYPIIFENLLKNSVNIELLCEKSVTQNFIQSIDTETLKKGLKNGNFKIKSLKKNINLFLTITDDFMFFGLCKDSGKFDQNRLLVSNESKAIDWANKIFEKCNYGGNKLYF is encoded by the coding sequence ATGTTTAATGAAAAAATATGTTATTTGGATTTGTATGAAGAAGTAATGGAAGAAATTAAATTTTTAACTAACTCTGAGATAAGGATGAATGTTTTAAAGTATTTATCTAATTTATCGGCTAATATTAAAGATTTGAGTTTAGCTACTAATTTGAAATATAGTGCTGTTTCACATAGTATCCATCGTTTGATGGAATATGGATATTTATACGATGATGATGGAAAATTTGGGTTGAATAATATAGCTTTAATGAAATTTATGAATTTTATGAATTTTAGAGATTCGTTCTGTATTCTTAGGGATTATATGGATTTTTGGGATGATCATGATATTTCTTGTATTTCAGTAGAGGATTTATCAGATTTAAGTTCATTAAAAAGGTCTTATTTGGTTGAATCAATCCGAACAGATATATATCAACCTCAAAATATTTTTAAAGAAGTTTTAATGAATTCAAACACTGTTAGATCTATATTTCCTTTCATAAACTCCGACTATCCAATAATTTTCGAGAATTTATTGAAAAATAGTGTTAATATTGAATTATTATGTGAAAAATCTGTTACACAAAATTTTATCCAATCTATAGATACTGAAACTCTTAAAAAGGGATTAAAAAATGGAAATTTTAAGATTAAATCTTTAAAAAAGAATATTAATCTATTTTTAACTATAACTGATGATTTTATGTTTTTTGGATTATGTAAAGATAGTGGTAAATTTGATCAAAATCGTCTTCTTGTTTCAAATGAATCTAAAGCTATTGATTGGGCTAATAAAATCTTTGAAAAGTGTAATTATGGTGGAAATAAATTATATTTTTAA